A single window of Flagellimonas maritima DNA harbors:
- a CDS encoding DUF58 domain-containing protein, translated as MKKFFKHIYLQKRFFIAISIIVFGFLLSYMVEDIFGAVKLLFYVFSLLLIVDVLLLFASKGKLEGQRVLPDKLSNGDENLILLELTNSYLFKVSVKIIDEIPFQFQKRDFGLTSKIKSGGSKSYEYILRPTERGVYSFGSLNLYASSPIGFLAKKNAFNINQEVPVYPSFLQLQKYDLIAFTNRLHEFGLKKIRRIGHTMEFEQIKEYVQGDDIRNINWKATAKRNQLMVNQYQDEKSQPIYAVIDKGRVMKMPFNGLSLLDYAINATLVISSIALKKQDKAGMFSFSDKIENRVVAERRSSQMHLILETLYNLGTDFIESDFSRLYVDVKRNLNQRSLLLLYTNFETLDALHRQLPYLQALAKIHLLVVIFFENTELNSFAEKKAETVQQIFEQTIAEKFIYEKKLIVNELRKYGIQTILTKPENLTINTINKYLEIKARGLL; from the coding sequence TTGAAAAAATTCTTTAAACATATCTACTTACAAAAACGTTTTTTTATAGCGATTTCCATCATTGTTTTTGGCTTTTTACTCTCCTATATGGTAGAGGATATATTTGGTGCTGTTAAGCTATTATTTTATGTTTTCTCGCTTTTATTAATTGTTGATGTGCTATTGCTTTTTGCCTCAAAAGGTAAATTAGAAGGGCAGCGCGTCTTGCCGGATAAACTCTCTAATGGTGATGAGAATTTAATACTGCTGGAATTAACCAACAGTTATCTTTTTAAGGTCAGTGTCAAAATAATCGATGAAATTCCATTTCAATTTCAAAAAAGGGATTTTGGCCTGACCAGCAAAATAAAAAGTGGTGGAAGTAAAAGCTATGAATATATTCTTAGGCCAACAGAACGTGGCGTATATTCTTTTGGCAGCTTAAATCTATATGCCAGTTCCCCAATTGGCTTTCTAGCAAAAAAAAATGCATTCAATATAAACCAAGAAGTTCCGGTATATCCATCCTTTCTTCAACTTCAAAAATATGACCTGATTGCCTTTACCAACCGTTTGCACGAATTTGGCCTAAAAAAAATTAGACGTATTGGCCATACCATGGAATTTGAGCAAATTAAAGAGTATGTACAAGGTGATGATATTAGGAACATTAATTGGAAGGCAACAGCCAAGAGAAACCAATTAATGGTCAACCAATATCAAGATGAAAAATCGCAACCCATATACGCTGTTATTGATAAAGGAAGGGTAATGAAAATGCCCTTCAATGGACTGAGTCTTTTGGATTATGCCATTAATGCAACATTGGTAATTAGTAGCATCGCATTAAAAAAACAGGATAAAGCGGGTATGTTTTCATTTAGTGATAAAATTGAAAACCGCGTTGTAGCCGAGCGTAGAAGTTCGCAAATGCACCTGATCTTGGAAACACTTTATAATTTGGGAACTGACTTTATTGAAAGTGATTTTAGTAGACTGTATGTTGATGTCAAAAGAAATCTGAATCAAAGAAGTCTCTTGCTACTTTATACAAATTTTGAAACGTTGGATGCACTTCATAGACAATTACCGTATCTGCAGGCCTTAGCCAAAATACATCTATTGGTAGTCATATTTTTTGAAAATACGGAACTCAACTCCTTCGCCGAAAAAAAAGCAGAGACCGTTCAACAAATTTTTGAACAGACCATTGCTGAAAAATTTATATATGAGAAAAAGTTAATTGTAAATGAGCTCAGAAAGTATGGCATACAAACTATTTTGACCAAACCAGAAAATCTGACTATCAATACCATCAATAAATATTTGGAAATTAAGGCAAGAGG